In Rhizophagus irregularis chromosome 30, complete sequence, a genomic segment contains:
- a CDS encoding 40S ribosomal protein eS8, with translation MGISRDSRHKRSHTGAKRAQYRKKRKFELGRQPGNTKLGPKRIHEVRVRGGNKKFRALRLDSGSFSWGSESISKKTRLLAVVYNSSNNELVRTNTLVKGAVIQIDATPFRQWYEAHYAQPIGRKKKKEGQIESDELNKKRSNHVQRKVDSRKEEAKVDGALEDQFVTGRLYAIISSRPGQSGRADGYILEGKELEFYVRKIKSKK, from the exons ATGG GTATCAGCAGAGACTCCCGCCACAAGCGTTCGCATACCGGTGCTAAGCGAGCTCAGTAtcgtaaaaaaagaaaatttgaattggGTCGTCAACCTGGTAATACAAAGCTTGGTCCTAAACGCATCCATGAAGTTCGTGTTCGTGGCGGGAACAAAAAGTTTCGTGCTCTTCGTCTGGATTCTGGAAGCTTTTCTTGGGGATCGGAGAGTATTTCCAAAAAAACAAGACTCCTGGCTGTTGTTTATAACTCTTCAAACAACGAATTGGTTCGAACCAATACTCTCGTGAAAGGAGCCGTTATTCAAATTGATGCTACTCCTTTTAGACAATGGTATGAAGCTCATTATGCTCAACCTATCGGTcgcaaaaagaagaaagaaggCCAA ATTGAATCAGATGAATTGAATAAAAAGCGGTCCAATCATGTCCAACGAAAGGTAGATTCTCGTAAGGAGGAAGCTAAAGTTGATGGTGCTTTGGAGGATCAGTTTGTTACTGGTCGTTTATACG ctaTAATATCTTCTCGACCAGGTCAAAGCGGTCGTGCTGATGGGTATATTCTTGAAGGAAAAGAGCTTGAATTTTATGTGAGAAAGattaaatcaaagaaataa
- a CDS encoding H(+)-transporting V0 sector ATPase subunit e, protein MSGFNIVWVGCAIAGLVAISYIVVPKGPNQTTIRTSIILTLICIYLMWAITYLSQLHPLIVPKKSAAEEH, encoded by the exons ATGAGCGGTTTTAACATCGTTTGGGTCGGTTGTGCTATTGCAGGTCTTGTTGCCATTTCTTACATTGTTGTTCCCAAAGGACCAAACCAAAC GACGATTCGAACATCTATcatattaactttaatttgtatttatttgat gTGGGCAATTACTTATTTGTCTCAGCTTCATCCTCTAATAGTTCCTAAAAAGAGTGCAGCAGAAGAACATTga